TGGTCAACTTTAGTTAAACAAGTTCATTTTTCCTAATTGATTATTTTGACTCAAATGTGGGCCATAGGCAGAAATAAATTTTCTAGTAAATATTCTTATTTAGGAACTTTTAGTCAAGGTACAAAGGTCCTTGTTACAAACCTGCAAAAAGTTAGCATGCCAATCTCTTAGTAAAATATAACCGagatttgtttatttgcttgttttttaatacTTGGGAGGACCAGATCAAAATTTCATCACTGAAAAGACAGCTAATGGAGAAAAGGACAAAACAGAATAATACCACAggtaaaggaaggaagaagctgTCTATTTCAGACCTCATCTTCATCTGTAGACTTTGAAGAGGAAACTTCCTACTTCCAGAATTCTGGAGGTCTTTTAATGAATCTCAGAACTGTATTTTTAGTGATAGTGTATTTCTCAGTGAGATTCCAAATGTGTTTACAACTGGGAAGCACATATCCATCTGCTCTGAAGTATAAAAGCAGTATTTGTTGTTTGAAGTACTGAAAATGGAGGTTTCAGCATTGTTATAATGTTGTCAGAGAAGATTGGTTATTACATTAAGATATGAATATAAATCATGgctatataaaaataagaaaaagattgaAGTCTTATTTTAGAGTGACAATCCATAGTAAATTGAATGTACCACATTAACAGTAACagctttttaaataagtaaaggCTCAAGGTAGTCATTATCTTGAATGCTTACCTGTGTTTCTCTGTAGCTATAGTACTCGATAGAGTCAGAGCTGTTTGGATTAACCATAGCCCTTAAACAAAGCAGGCAATTGTGTTCCCTCATAGGCATGAAGAAAACAGAGGCAGTCATCCAAAACCTGCATGGTCCTCTAGGCCCACACGTATACAGTACGTGATTTACAAATCTAAAGTGGCAAAAGCAACGGTATCTATTCTAAGGCAATCATATGTTCTCTTATCTGTTTATCAATGGTTATTCTAAACTGtgtaaaaatgttatttgcaTAAACTACACTGTTTCTTGTGATTTGTATTTTGTACCTTCCAATTTAGACATTGTCCAGGTATCCAAAGATTGAGCACTAATTTACTCAATTTAATAATATTCACCTAAATTCTTAAAGTTATCATACATTGTGAACTGAGTACTTAAGCTCACATTGAATCCTTATAAttagtaacataaaatttaattccattttttaaaatgacattatcTATTATGATTTAATTTGGTTCAATGaataatttacaattttaaaattataaataaaatgatgttaactcatttaaccaGTACAACTAGTAGAAATTTagtaaattcaaattaaattagcttttgtttttgttttttagaacaTGAACCCTAAACTTGTGTATACTATAATATTAtgctaatattatttttacattataataaagaagccattttttaaattaaattattaagcCAATTTGTCcaaaaaataatattgattagatgtattatatattttccctataaaaaaactaataaaagaggtattaatatttttaagttatttaaaaattgtgaagtttttttttttttacaaaatactttaaCCTGTTAACTAAGACCACTAATGAAACTCAcagttaaactttttttctctgaattacaACTTAAAGAGGTAGCACATTTAAAGCACAAggaaaatttttgatttttttttagacaaatgaGTTTATTTAAATTGATGTATTTTAAGTCTTTATGTAAGCCAACTAAAATTTAAGAttacattataatttattaattcccGTAAGTGGATAATTTCACAATtatttaaattcataaaataagatAGTCTtttctgggcacggtggctcacacctgtaatcccatcactttgggaggccaaggtggatcacctgagttccagaccagtttggccaagatggcaaaaccccatttctattaaaaatgcaaaaattaaccaggcgtggtggtgcgcctgtaatcccagctactggggaggctgacgcaggagaatcgctagaaccctggaggcggagtttgcagtgagccaagattgtgccactgcaccccagcctgggccacagagcaaaattctgtctcaaaaaaaaaaaaaaaaaaaaaaaaaaaggatagtctCGGTCTTATTGCCAATTAGAAAAGCTAACCGTGCTAATAGAACAGAATTTAAAGTGGGTAAAAACAGAGCCATAGGTTATCTATTTAGCATGTTGAtcagttaaagaaataaaagtatgtaaTTAAGATCAGAGGTCCTCAGGTGGTACCATTGCTGAGAATATGAATAATTCTCTGATTCTCAGTTTAGTAGAAAATTCTAGTTTCCAGCGTCATATCCCTTACAATAAACTCATTAAggtttagaaaatattaaatctttgttttattcagaTATTGAAAGCACTCTTATTTTCCTGACTCAATAGTCCAATTTGTAACAACATGTTTCTTCTGTCCTCTAACCTTAAAGAACCTGAAGGGGCAATAATgtgaaattactaaaattaataataagcTGTAGAGCCTCTGGCATAGCAGTTATTGAGACCAGACATTCGGTTTCCTTGATTTCCTTTTTGTCTCCTGTTAGACGACCTAACACTTTCTTAAAGTCAAAAGTTAAAACAGGGCAGCCATTTTATATTCATATCATCTTAACACAGGAATACTGGTTTTGCAGATATCGACAACTATTTGGACTCAAAAAATTCAAGTTTTGGAAGGTGTAAAGAGGCATACAAGCACAAAACATCAAATCCCATGTaaagtcagaaagaaaaacaccaaCTCTAACCCTGTGTTCTCACAGAGAATATcaacatcttcaaacaaaaacaccccaaaaaaagttaataaataaacCAGATTTCCTGTCCTCTCCACTGACTAATCACTTAATGATGTGACCAGAAAACCAGAATTCAAATTCTACTACTGCTACCAATATGCAACCAATCAGCCAAGTCCAattagaataaccaaaacaagaaacaaacgcAGACGATAAACTTTTAGCATGCAAAAGCCAAAGGAAGGTGAACAGAAAACTCAAAGGGTCCAGGGATAGACAAGCTGTTTCCAAGTCACACATTTCTGTTGGTTCTTATTGTATGACTCACATTAACACTGTCTTGgtggaaaattcagaaataaatgacCAAGAAGTTAATAATTTGCTTACTGGGTACTTGTACAGAAGAGAGAACAAGCAATAGAATTATTTCATCTAACACAGGCAAAAACATAATTTATgtaagagaaaggggaaaagacGGGGAAAGAATACTTAATTTTGTTTGCAGATTTTGGTTACACTGATTAGTTAGTTGGCAGGTAGGAGAGCGGTCAGTCTGAATGGGAATAAGTCTTTGACCAGGTCCATTAGAGGCACAGAAAAAAAACCATTTAGGCCCAGcggggtggctcatacctgtaatcccaggactttgggaggccaaggccggcggatcacctgatgtacggagttcgagaccagcctgaccaacatggagaaacctcatgtctactaaaaatacaaaattagccagggtgtggtggcgcatgcctgtaatcccagctactccggaggctgaggcaggagaatggcttgacccgggaggcggaggttgctgtgggccaagattgcactactgcactccagcctgggaaacaagagagaaacttcgtctcaaaaaaaaaaaaaaaagaaaaaaaaaatttacttgtgAGGGACTCCGGAAATTTCATTTCTCATCAGAATCTCTCAGATAAGTTATCTAGGCAAGGCAGCCCGTGATTGCACAGCAGTGTTCAACTATAAGGCCTTGTCTGGCACCAAAGACGGGCCTTAGTTGATTTTCCGGATGTGAAAGAAATTGCAGATTTAAGATCACACAGTCCTTAAGTTAAATAACTGTAACCTAAATTACATggtatttaaatttgtaaaaatctGCTTTaacactaattttatttattgtatattccCGGTTTTTAATGGAGAAAGCAAACTTCACTTCTAGGTGCTAAAAACGTGTTCTAGACTTGAATAAAAAGATGGGTAGACTGCTTCTAACCTTTCATCTTAAAATCTTTGCCGGGAAAAGACCATAAGTAAAATACTTAAGGGAATGTGGAATTTCCCAGGCCATAAAGCGGCCTGCAGTTGTCTAGGAAGCGAAGGTCCTCTGGGAGACACAGGGTATGTGCTAAGTTTAATGGCGTCTCCTCTTCATTCTCCCACCCAGAGCCTAGTCCTTACTGGCCTTCAGTTCAGTGTTGGAAGGCTTGTCAATTTACCCAGCAGTTAACAGTTGGCTTCTACTAAAGCAACTTTCAAACTTTTCCGCATGTTACAAGCCCCCTACGGAGATTTTAAGTTTCAATCAGGCAACACACCATTTATGGCTGACTGAGCACTGGGATTCAGTAAAATTTGATTTGAATCTTGAATAAACCAGTTGAATAGAATAAGATGTATGAAGCAACATCTGGCGCAGGGCTTAAATCTTTAGTTCTGTACTGCCTTAGTCTTGTTATCAAAACTGACGCATATTAGGTTAAAAGACTTTATTACCGCGGCAGTTGGAAACCCAGGAGACACAGCTTTCAGTATACTACGAAGGTGTGCGCCACGAAAACAGAGGAGGGGGTGTCCCTTCCTTAGACAGTTACTGCCCAGGTTCCCACTCCGGTCCGCTATGTAAATCAGCGTTTCAAACCAGCTTTCCCTCGAAtggttaatattaaaaatgacagGACAGCCTATTGGCTGGAAGCTGGTGGCGAAATTATGACATTACGGCAACCGTTGATCCTGGCGACGTAGACAGCGACAGACAGCTGGGTCCGAAACCTAAGCGAGCCAGGTTTCTTCCGGGAACGCCGAGTTAGCAAGCAAAATGGCCGCTTGTCTCCATTTTAAATTTAAGCACAACGAATTGACCCCCCAAACCCATTTTTAATAGCTGGCTTCTTCCGGGTTCAGGCCCCTTTGTCCCTCTCTAAGCTGCAATATTTGTCCCCACCCCTCTCCAATCCCTACCTTCTAATACCCTCCCGCCGCCAAATAAAATTTGGCGTCTGGCCACAGCTCTTTTAGTGGGTATGTTGGTGGCTCTTAAAAGAGCCTTTGGGGTTAGGTGTTAAGACGCTTACTTGGAAAGTTTACTTAGAGCTCGTGTACTTGGTGACGGCCTTGGTGCCCTCCGACACGGCGTGCTTGGCCAGCTCTCCGGGAAGCAGCAGGCGCACCGCCGTCTGGATCTCCCTGGAAGTGATGGTCGACCGCTTGTTGTAATGCGCCAGGCGGGAAGCCTCGCCCGCGATGCGCTCAAATATGTCGTTAACGAAAGAATTCATGATGCCCATGGCCTTGGAAGAGATGCCAGTGTCGGGGTGGACCTGCTTCAGCACCTTGTATACGTACACAGAGTAACTCTCCTTCCGGCTGCGCTTGCGCTTCTTGCCATCTTTCTTCTGTGCCTTGGTGACCGCCTTCTTAGAGCCTTTCTTCGGGGCGGGAGCAGACTTGGCTGGCTCAGGCATCTTAAAACACCAGAAATGTGTCGAAAGTAAAGAGCAGATTTCTGCTACTTATAGGGCTTTTATGCTAATGAGGGATGGAGAGTACCTCTTAGTTAATTGGAAGACAAACTGCAGAGTTGTCATCCGTGGGCAGAGCTATGCAAATGAGGTATGAAAGTACAGCTTTTCTATTGGCTACCTGACTA
The nucleotide sequence above comes from Nomascus leucogenys isolate Asia chromosome 8, Asia_NLE_v1, whole genome shotgun sequence. Encoded proteins:
- the LOC100591193 gene encoding histone H2B type 1 — translated: MPEPAKSAPAPKKGSKKAVTKAQKKDGKKRKRSRKESYSVYVYKVLKQVHPDTGISSKAMGIMNSFVNDIFERIAGEASRLAHYNKRSTITSREIQTAVRLLLPGELAKHAVSEGTKAVTKYTSSK